One Bradyrhizobium sp. CCGB12 genomic window carries:
- the neuC gene encoding UDP-N-acetylglucosamine 2-epimerase yields the protein MSEPSRKICFVTGSRADFGLIIWPMRAIRETPGLTLQLVATGMHLSPEFGYTIDNIRDEGFEVDESVETLLSSDSGVGVSKSVGLGVIGFADAFARLKPDLVVVLGDRYETFAAAQAAMFMRLPMAHLFGGDVTEGAIDEAIRHAITKMSHLHFATNADSARRLARLGEDPARIFTVGSPGIDSIKRLKLMDRETIGREVGMTLGKRNVLVTFHPVTVEMDRSVGALDELFASLAALDPEFSLFFTLANADAEGRALNERIKAFVAGRANAIAVASLGQLRYISLMNQADVVVGNSSSGIYEAPSLNVPTVDIGDRQKGRERAASVFHAAPDRTSISKAIADALARGRQPTVSPYGDGETSRRVADKIAAIADFNTLLKKGFYDGEAAT from the coding sequence ATGAGTGAACCAAGCCGAAAGATCTGCTTCGTCACGGGCAGCCGCGCCGATTTCGGCCTCATCATCTGGCCAATGCGGGCGATCCGGGAAACGCCCGGCTTGACGCTTCAGCTCGTCGCCACCGGCATGCATCTGTCGCCCGAGTTCGGCTATACCATCGACAACATCCGGGACGAAGGTTTTGAGGTCGACGAAAGCGTCGAGACACTGCTTTCGAGCGATTCCGGGGTCGGCGTCTCCAAGTCGGTCGGCCTTGGCGTGATCGGATTTGCTGACGCCTTCGCCCGGCTGAAGCCGGACCTCGTCGTCGTGCTCGGCGACCGCTACGAGACCTTTGCGGCGGCGCAGGCCGCGATGTTCATGCGGCTGCCGATGGCGCATCTGTTCGGCGGCGACGTGACCGAAGGTGCGATCGACGAGGCCATCCGCCACGCCATCACCAAGATGTCGCACCTGCATTTTGCCACCAACGCCGACTCGGCGCGGCGGTTGGCCCGGCTCGGCGAGGACCCGGCACGCATCTTCACCGTGGGCTCGCCCGGCATCGATTCGATCAAGCGCCTCAAGCTGATGGATCGCGAGACCATCGGCCGCGAGGTCGGGATGACGCTCGGCAAGCGCAATGTCCTGGTCACGTTCCATCCTGTTACGGTCGAGATGGACCGTTCGGTCGGCGCGCTGGATGAATTGTTCGCATCGCTCGCCGCGCTCGATCCGGAATTCAGCCTGTTCTTCACGCTTGCGAATGCCGATGCGGAAGGCCGCGCGCTCAACGAGCGGATCAAGGCCTTCGTCGCCGGTCGGGCGAACGCCATCGCGGTCGCCTCCCTCGGCCAACTTCGCTACATCAGCCTGATGAACCAGGCCGATGTCGTCGTCGGCAATTCGTCGAGCGGCATCTATGAAGCGCCCTCGCTCAACGTTCCGACGGTCGACATCGGCGACCGGCAGAAGGGACGTGAGCGCGCCGCCTCCGTGTTCCACGCCGCGCCCGATCGCACATCGATCTCGAAGGCGATCGCCGACGCGCTCGCGCGCGGACGGCAGCCGACGGTCAGTCCCTACGGCGACGGCGAGACCAGTCGCCGCGTCGCCGACAAGATTGCGGCGATTGCCGATTTCAACACCCTGCTGAAGAAGGGTTTTTACGACGGCGAGGCCGCGACATGA
- the neuB gene encoding N-acetylneuraminate synthase, which produces MTRTLIIAEAGVNHSGSLETALALVDAAADAGADIVKFQTFNANSLAGKRARKADYQQRTTDAAESQQAMLKRLELPHAAHPPLIARARERGIEFLSTPFDHQSLNFLLTLGLPRIKIGSGDLTNAPLLHAIARADMPLILSTGMATLIEVEEALGVLAHGYGRSNTPPGLAAFRAAWRDGEARTRLSERVSLLHCTTEYPCPSEDVNLAAMQTMRTAFQLPVGYSDHTDGIEISLAAVAMSATIIEKHLTLDRNAEGPDHAASLEPGDFKRMVSAIRRIEQARGDGIKTPRNSEIKNIDIARKSIVAARALKIGDVLAPEDLTCKRPGSGRPPIEYWSLIGTTVTRPYDEEEPL; this is translated from the coding sequence ATGACGCGCACGCTCATCATCGCCGAGGCCGGCGTCAATCATTCCGGCAGCCTGGAAACGGCCCTCGCCCTCGTCGATGCGGCCGCCGATGCCGGCGCCGACATCGTCAAGTTCCAGACCTTCAACGCCAACTCGCTCGCCGGCAAGCGCGCGCGCAAGGCCGATTACCAGCAGCGCACGACGGACGCCGCCGAGAGTCAGCAGGCGATGCTGAAGCGGCTCGAACTGCCGCATGCGGCGCATCCGCCGCTGATCGCCCGCGCCAGGGAGCGCGGTATTGAATTCTTGTCGACGCCGTTCGATCATCAGTCGCTGAATTTCCTGCTCACGCTGGGCCTCCCCCGGATCAAGATCGGCTCGGGGGACCTCACCAATGCGCCGCTGCTGCATGCGATCGCGCGCGCGGACATGCCGCTGATCCTGTCGACCGGCATGGCGACGCTGATCGAGGTCGAGGAGGCGCTGGGCGTGCTTGCGCACGGCTACGGCCGCAGCAACACGCCGCCCGGTCTTGCGGCCTTCCGCGCCGCATGGCGGGACGGCGAAGCCCGCACCCGATTGTCCGAGCGGGTCAGCCTGCTCCACTGCACCACCGAATATCCCTGCCCGTCCGAGGACGTGAACCTTGCGGCGATGCAGACGATGCGGACCGCCTTCCAGCTTCCGGTCGGCTATTCCGACCATACTGACGGTATCGAGATCTCGCTGGCGGCGGTGGCGATGAGCGCCACGATCATCGAGAAGCACCTCACCCTCGACCGTAACGCCGAGGGGCCGGATCATGCGGCATCCCTCGAGCCCGGCGATTTCAAGCGCATGGTCTCCGCCATCCGTCGCATCGAGCAGGCGCGTGGCGACGGCATCAAGACGCCCAGGAATTCCGAGATCAAGAACATCGACATCGCCCGCAAGAGCATCGTGGCCGCGCGCGCGCTGAAGATCGGCGACGTGCTTGCGCCCGAGGATCTCACCTGCAAGCGACCAGGGTCCGGCCGGCCGCCGATCGAATATTGGTCGCTGATCGGCACCACGGTCACCCGTCCTTATGACGAGGAAGAGCCGCTATGA
- a CDS encoding N-acetylneuraminate synthase family protein: MIIDRDLQSYLIHEDASIQEAASKVAANRREIVFCVDGGGRLLGSLSNGDIIRWIGAGASAGVAAAVGDLCNRRVRSAVSGDRETANRLLREVLYVPLVDAERHVVGVARQRHPGEGIKIGSRIIAEENRTFLISEIGNNHNGSLEAAFGLIKASAEAGADAAKFQMRDMTGLYGKRTKSQSEDLGTEYVLDLLDRFQLSDEDLYRCFDYTSSLGMEPLCTAFDINSADKCRAYGLKAIKTASADLTNHELLQYIVDQRIPTICSTGMSTEDEIRETVKLFQTSGAEYVMLHCNSTYPAPFRDINLRYMQRLQELCESVVGYSGHERDVFVSVAAVAMGARLIEKHFTLDREQEGNDHKVSLLPHEFKRMAEGVRQVEDSLGTALPRILSQGEKANRISLGKSIFAVDTIEAGATIQREALEIRSPGQGLSPNRINEVIGQKARRTIPAQTPLYPSDISELNPISGDSAKPGFRRPWGIPVRHRDAKKLIEAINPDFVEFHLSYRDLGIVDADFLGERYECGLIVHAPELFEGDHVLDLTTPDEAYRRRSIQEMQRVIAKTKALAQRFRKNGPTGIICNVGGFSSVRFLTAEERAAREVQLRSSVRDLTDPEVEIWPQTMPPYPWHFGGQRYHNLFVSSSDILRSCQELGMKICFDTSHSQLACTENGWSFDEFMETIGPFVAHVHMADARGVDGEGLQIGEGEIDFGNVFRVLNNKAPRASFIPEIWQGHENDGEGFRIALHRLAHFEQR, encoded by the coding sequence ATGATCATCGATAGAGATCTTCAAAGCTATCTGATCCACGAAGACGCCTCCATTCAGGAGGCGGCGAGCAAGGTTGCGGCAAACCGTCGTGAAATCGTCTTCTGTGTCGATGGCGGCGGGCGGCTGCTCGGCAGCCTGTCGAATGGCGATATCATTCGCTGGATCGGCGCCGGCGCTTCCGCCGGCGTGGCGGCGGCAGTGGGCGACCTCTGCAACCGTCGCGTCCGCAGCGCCGTCTCGGGTGACCGGGAAACCGCAAATCGGCTGCTCAGAGAGGTGCTCTACGTTCCACTGGTCGACGCCGAACGGCATGTCGTCGGCGTCGCCCGGCAACGGCACCCCGGCGAAGGCATCAAGATCGGTAGCCGCATCATCGCGGAGGAAAATCGGACTTTCCTGATCTCGGAGATCGGAAACAATCATAATGGCAGCCTCGAAGCTGCCTTCGGATTGATCAAGGCATCCGCGGAGGCCGGTGCCGATGCCGCCAAGTTTCAGATGCGCGACATGACTGGTCTGTACGGAAAGCGCACCAAGAGCCAGAGTGAGGACCTCGGCACCGAATACGTGCTGGATCTTCTGGACCGGTTTCAGCTCAGCGACGAGGATCTCTACCGCTGCTTTGACTATACGTCATCGCTGGGGATGGAGCCCCTGTGCACGGCGTTTGACATCAACAGCGCCGACAAGTGCCGAGCCTACGGGTTGAAGGCCATCAAGACCGCATCCGCGGACCTGACCAACCACGAATTGCTGCAGTACATCGTTGACCAGCGTATTCCCACAATCTGCTCGACCGGAATGTCGACGGAAGACGAGATCCGCGAAACGGTGAAACTGTTCCAGACATCCGGAGCCGAGTACGTCATGCTCCATTGCAATTCGACATATCCGGCGCCGTTCCGCGACATCAATTTGAGATACATGCAGCGACTGCAGGAACTCTGCGAGAGCGTCGTAGGATATTCCGGACATGAACGCGACGTCTTCGTTTCCGTCGCAGCCGTCGCGATGGGCGCCCGCCTGATCGAGAAACATTTCACGCTTGACCGCGAACAGGAAGGCAACGACCACAAGGTTAGCCTGCTACCGCATGAGTTCAAACGCATGGCCGAAGGTGTGCGCCAGGTCGAGGACTCCCTGGGCACCGCCCTACCTCGAATTCTGAGCCAGGGGGAAAAAGCCAATCGCATCAGCCTCGGCAAATCGATCTTTGCGGTCGACACGATCGAGGCCGGAGCGACGATCCAGCGCGAGGCGCTGGAAATTCGCAGCCCCGGCCAGGGCCTTTCTCCCAACCGCATCAACGAGGTGATCGGCCAGAAGGCGCGGCGCACGATCCCTGCGCAGACCCCGCTGTATCCATCCGACATTTCGGAGCTCAATCCGATCAGCGGAGACAGCGCGAAACCGGGGTTCCGTCGTCCATGGGGTATCCCCGTGCGCCATCGCGACGCCAAAAAACTGATCGAGGCGATCAATCCCGACTTTGTCGAATTTCACCTCAGCTACCGTGATCTTGGCATCGTCGACGCCGATTTTCTGGGCGAGCGCTATGAGTGCGGGCTGATCGTGCATGCACCGGAACTTTTCGAAGGTGATCATGTCCTCGATCTTACGACGCCCGACGAGGCTTATCGCAGGCGTTCAATCCAGGAAATGCAACGCGTCATCGCCAAGACAAAAGCGCTGGCGCAACGCTTCAGAAAGAACGGCCCCACGGGCATCATCTGCAATGTGGGCGGCTTTTCATCGGTGCGTTTCTTGACAGCGGAAGAGAGGGCCGCCCGTGAGGTTCAGCTCCGGTCAAGCGTGCGGGATCTCACGGATCCGGAGGTCGAGATCTGGCCGCAGACCATGCCGCCCTATCCCTGGCACTTCGGGGGGCAGCGTTACCACAACCTTTTCGTGTCCAGCAGCGACATCTTGCGCAGCTGTCAGGAGCTGGGCATGAAGATCTGCTTCGATACCTCTCACTCCCAGCTTGCATGCACCGAGAACGGCTGGTCCTTCGACGAGTTCATGGAGACGATCGGGCCATTCGTCGCCCACGTGCATATGGCGGATGCACGCGGTGTCGATGGAGAAGGGCTTCAGATCGGGGAAGGTGAGATCGATTTCGGAAACGTCTTTCGTGTGCTCAACAACAAGGCGCCGCGCGCGTCGTTCATTCCTGAAATATGGCAGGGACATGAAAACGACGGAGAGGGTTTTCGGATAGCGCTGCACCGCCTTGCGCATTTCGAGCAGCGTTGA
- a CDS encoding methyltransferase domain-containing protein gives MFEQTGDMISRIKTSDGSKENLPQYRRHQDLVDFLLEAKPSLGSRVLDVGCGTGLLAKLMRSSGFSEIHGVDWTDPAAVVPGVLSSYRQLDLNDQVLEREIDSKFDIIVCLDTLEHLERPAKVLRSMRQMLTDSGSIYVTIPNCANMFQRFSWLMTGNSFRYRTEKPGEFGHISLFPSAVMTSLLNRAGLRCVRRGKGYIALAGFITNKGLKFGDLWSYASYYEFKPAP, from the coding sequence GTGTTTGAACAAACGGGCGACATGATCAGTCGAATCAAGACATCTGATGGCAGCAAGGAGAACTTGCCCCAGTATCGACGCCATCAGGATCTGGTTGACTTCTTGTTGGAGGCCAAGCCATCTCTCGGCAGCAGGGTACTTGACGTTGGGTGCGGCACTGGGCTGTTGGCCAAGCTCATGAGGTCATCCGGCTTCAGTGAAATTCACGGTGTCGACTGGACGGATCCCGCCGCGGTGGTCCCGGGCGTATTGTCTTCCTACAGGCAGCTTGATCTGAACGACCAGGTTCTCGAACGCGAGATCGACTCCAAGTTCGATATCATCGTTTGCCTCGACACGCTGGAGCACCTCGAAAGGCCGGCGAAAGTCCTTCGCTCCATGCGCCAAATGTTGACTGACTCCGGTTCTATTTATGTCACCATACCCAATTGCGCCAATATGTTTCAGAGGTTTTCCTGGCTGATGACGGGTAACAGCTTCAGGTATCGCACCGAGAAGCCCGGCGAATTCGGCCATATTTCGCTGTTTCCATCGGCTGTCATGACTTCTCTGCTCAACCGCGCCGGACTGAGATGCGTCCGAAGGGGAAAAGGATACATCGCGCTCGCAGGGTTCATCACCAACAAAGGCCTCAAGTTCGGTGATCTCTGGAGCTATGCAAGTTATTACGAGTTCAAACCGGCCCCCTAG
- a CDS encoding class I SAM-dependent methyltransferase, whose product MSMTINGAGTTAADASSGRKLRNFVGRFLIPRSPVLLSPWRYVTLLPPVFALRFHARRFFWRLTGHGLKQLVRGEGVESSFVAEKVLPYNLGNINIINRGRTERVIALLRSIRGLKLGALDTLVVGPRNEAELMLLSSYGFAASKLTAIDLFSYAPTVRLMDMHDLKFGDDQFDAVYSAFVITYSDDIPKAVAETIRIAKDGALIIFAYEHLSKGAGNLFGKNNLANGPDDLLEIFGDKAGHVYWKEDFESEGRFTSSVVFRINKRASVAK is encoded by the coding sequence ATGAGCATGACGATAAATGGCGCCGGGACGACCGCGGCGGATGCATCCAGCGGCCGGAAATTGCGGAATTTTGTCGGCCGGTTTCTGATTCCCCGGTCGCCCGTCCTGCTGTCGCCCTGGCGCTATGTCACGCTGCTGCCGCCGGTTTTCGCACTGCGGTTCCATGCGAGGCGGTTCTTCTGGCGGCTTACCGGGCACGGCCTGAAGCAACTGGTCAGGGGGGAAGGCGTCGAGAGCAGCTTCGTCGCCGAGAAGGTGCTGCCCTACAATCTCGGCAACATCAACATCATCAACCGCGGACGGACCGAGCGCGTCATCGCCCTGCTCCGCTCGATTCGCGGCCTCAAGCTCGGCGCGCTGGACACGCTGGTCGTCGGCCCGCGCAATGAGGCCGAGCTCATGCTGCTGTCCTCCTACGGCTTCGCCGCCTCGAAGCTGACGGCGATCGACCTGTTCTCCTACGCTCCGACGGTGCGTCTGATGGACATGCACGATCTGAAGTTCGGCGACGACCAGTTCGACGCCGTCTACAGCGCGTTCGTCATCACCTACAGCGATGACATTCCGAAGGCAGTGGCCGAGACGATCCGCATCGCAAAGGACGGCGCACTGATCATCTTCGCCTACGAGCACCTCTCCAAGGGCGCGGGCAACCTCTTCGGCAAGAACAATCTTGCCAATGGTCCCGACGATCTGCTCGAAATCTTCGGCGACAAGGCCGGCCACGTCTACTGGAAAGAGGACTTCGAGAGCGAGGGGCGCTTCACGTCCTCGGTGGTATTTCGCATCAACAAGCGCGCCAGCGTCGCTAAATAG
- a CDS encoding HAD-IIIA family hydrolase, with protein sequence MLRQAAILVGGLGTRLGERTRLVPKPMLDVGGRPFLDTLIDELVRYDVFDEILLLAGHKAEIVETHYGNATRGRAKILVSREIEPLGTGGALVHARDLLHDRFLLLNGDSLFDFNMLDLIARADDGRVHMALRDGVVGDRYGRVVLEGDVVRDFIAPGAGATGPVNAGIYVVDKSILADIAKLPASLEQDVFPGLAASGALRGTAYRGYFIDIGIPDDFARADRELREKLRRPAVFFDRDGVLNHDSGYTFETHKLEWIDGAREAVKAVNDAGYFAFVITNQSGVARGYYEEHHVVTLHRWMADQMAPIGAHIDAFEYCPDHPDGTVARYCRTSDRRKPAPGMITDLLGRFPVDMTRSMVIGDKETDMEAAQAAGVAGHLFSGGNLEAFVKQRLIPARTA encoded by the coding sequence ATGTTGAGACAGGCCGCCATCCTCGTCGGAGGGCTGGGCACCCGGCTAGGTGAGCGCACCAGGCTGGTTCCGAAGCCGATGCTCGACGTCGGCGGGCGGCCGTTTCTCGACACGCTGATCGACGAGCTCGTACGCTATGACGTGTTCGATGAGATACTCCTGCTCGCAGGACACAAGGCCGAGATCGTCGAGACCCATTATGGCAATGCGACCAGGGGCCGGGCGAAGATCCTCGTATCGCGCGAGATCGAGCCGCTCGGCACCGGCGGGGCGCTCGTGCATGCGCGCGACCTGCTGCACGACCGTTTCCTGCTGCTCAATGGTGACTCGCTGTTCGACTTCAACATGCTCGACTTGATCGCGCGGGCCGATGACGGCCGCGTTCATATGGCGCTGCGCGACGGCGTCGTCGGCGATCGGTACGGCCGCGTCGTGCTCGAAGGCGACGTGGTGCGTGACTTCATCGCCCCTGGCGCGGGCGCCACGGGACCGGTCAATGCCGGCATCTACGTCGTCGACAAATCCATTCTCGCCGACATCGCGAAGCTTCCCGCCTCGCTCGAGCAGGACGTGTTCCCCGGCCTTGCCGCGTCGGGGGCGCTGCGGGGCACGGCCTATCGCGGCTACTTCATCGACATTGGCATTCCAGACGATTTCGCGCGCGCCGATCGTGAATTGCGGGAGAAGCTGCGGCGGCCGGCCGTGTTCTTCGATCGCGACGGCGTCCTCAACCACGATTCAGGATACACGTTCGAAACGCACAAGCTCGAATGGATCGATGGCGCCCGCGAGGCCGTGAAAGCCGTCAACGACGCCGGCTATTTTGCCTTCGTCATCACCAACCAGTCCGGCGTCGCGCGCGGCTACTACGAAGAGCACCACGTCGTCACCCTGCATCGCTGGATGGCGGACCAGATGGCGCCGATCGGCGCGCATATCGACGCGTTCGAATACTGCCCTGATCATCCCGACGGCACGGTCGCGCGCTATTGCCGTACGAGCGACCGACGCAAGCCGGCGCCCGGCATGATCACCGACCTTCTCGGGCGCTTTCCCGTCGACATGACGCGCAGCATGGTGATCGGCGACAAGGAAACCGACATGGAGGCGGCGCAGGCGGCCGGCGTGGCCGGCCATCTGTTTTCGGGCGGGAATCTGGAAGCATTCGTGAAGCAACGCCTGATACCGGCCAGGACCGCCTAG
- a CDS encoding LegC family aminotransferase, whose translation MTRSDFEPETIVDAVRRAVGTPNGILGLHEPVFAGNEVAYLEECIKSTFVSSVGPFVDRFERMLEEITGAKRAVAVVNGTAALHACFRLAGVEPGDEVISPALTFIATTNAIAYCGAVPHFVDSSFETLGMDAGALAVRLDAVAQKTATGTINRETGRRIAAIAPMHTFGHPVDLDAIAALADEWSIALVEDAAESLGSTYKGHAVGSRARLAALSFNGNKIVTTGGGGAILTNDEELGRRAKHLTTTAKLPHKWAFIHDEVGFNYRLPNLNAALGCAQLEQLDGFLASKRRLAAAYERVFVSVPGVRFSREPKDTTSNYWLNAILLDEVHAGRRDDVLAALNDAGFGARPAWTLMHRLPMFAQNPRGDLGTAESIERRLINLPSSASIRARDE comes from the coding sequence GTGACCAGATCAGACTTCGAGCCAGAGACGATCGTCGACGCCGTACGGCGCGCGGTGGGAACCCCCAATGGAATCCTCGGCCTGCACGAACCGGTATTTGCCGGCAACGAGGTCGCCTATCTCGAAGAGTGCATCAAAAGCACCTTCGTCTCTTCGGTCGGCCCGTTCGTCGACCGGTTCGAGCGCATGCTCGAGGAAATCACCGGCGCCAAGCGCGCGGTTGCCGTCGTCAATGGCACGGCCGCGCTGCATGCCTGCTTCCGCCTCGCGGGCGTCGAGCCCGGCGACGAGGTCATCTCGCCGGCGCTGACCTTCATCGCGACGACGAACGCGATCGCCTATTGCGGGGCTGTGCCGCACTTCGTCGACAGCTCGTTCGAAACGCTCGGCATGGACGCGGGTGCGCTCGCGGTGCGCCTGGACGCGGTCGCGCAGAAGACCGCGACCGGCACCATCAATCGCGAGACTGGCCGCCGCATCGCGGCGATCGCTCCGATGCACACGTTCGGGCACCCCGTCGATCTGGATGCGATCGCCGCCCTCGCGGACGAGTGGAGCATCGCGCTGGTGGAAGACGCCGCGGAGTCGCTCGGATCGACCTACAAGGGCCACGCGGTGGGATCGCGGGCGCGCCTCGCGGCCCTCAGCTTCAACGGCAACAAGATCGTCACCACAGGCGGCGGGGGAGCCATCCTCACCAATGACGAGGAACTGGGACGCCGTGCCAAGCATCTGACGACGACGGCAAAGCTGCCGCACAAATGGGCCTTCATCCATGACGAGGTCGGCTTCAACTATCGCCTGCCCAATTTGAACGCCGCGCTCGGCTGCGCGCAGCTCGAGCAGCTCGACGGGTTCCTGGCGAGCAAGCGCCGGTTGGCCGCGGCCTATGAGCGCGTCTTCGTGAGTGTGCCCGGCGTCCGCTTCTCGCGGGAGCCGAAGGACACCACGAGCAATTACTGGCTCAATGCGATCCTGCTCGACGAGGTCCATGCCGGCCGGCGCGACGACGTGCTCGCCGCGCTGAACGACGCCGGCTTCGGCGCGCGCCCGGCCTGGACGTTGATGCACCGCTTGCCGATGTTCGCGCAAAACCCGCGTGGCGATCTCGGCACCGCCGAATCGATCGAGCGCCGCCTGATCAACCTTCCCTCCAGCGCCAGCATCCGGGCCCGCGATGAGTGA
- a CDS encoding NAD-dependent 4,6-dehydratase LegB, with protein MEDLRDARVLVTGSDGFIGSHVVEELVKAGARVKAVVYYNSFSSWGWLDTVSPGVMTSVEVVAGDIRDPHFMIQAASGCTDVLHLAALIAIPFSYVAPDSYVETNVRGTVNVLQAARMAGVRRFVQTSTSEVYGTAQSVPIKESHPLVGQSPYSASKIASDQMALSFQASFDMPVVVIRPFNTFGPRQSARAVIPTIISQIATGKRKIRLGAVSPTRDFSFVTDTARGLIAGLTAPAEQVVGQTINLGSGFEISVGATAQMIADVMGTPIEIETDEARLRPANSEVERLWADNSKARQQLGWSPEFGGVDGMRRGMVKTVNWFTNPTNLNRYKADVYNV; from the coding sequence ATGGAAGATCTGAGGGACGCCCGCGTCCTCGTCACCGGCAGCGATGGCTTCATCGGCTCGCATGTCGTCGAGGAACTGGTGAAGGCCGGCGCCCGCGTCAAGGCGGTCGTCTACTACAACTCCTTCAGCTCCTGGGGCTGGCTCGACACGGTCTCGCCCGGCGTGATGACGTCCGTCGAGGTTGTTGCCGGCGACATCCGCGATCCCCATTTCATGATCCAGGCCGCGAGCGGCTGCACCGACGTGCTGCATCTGGCGGCGCTGATCGCGATCCCGTTCTCCTATGTTGCGCCGGATTCCTATGTCGAGACCAACGTTCGCGGCACCGTGAACGTGCTCCAGGCCGCGCGCATGGCCGGCGTGCGCCGCTTCGTGCAGACGTCGACCAGCGAGGTCTACGGCACGGCGCAGAGCGTTCCGATCAAGGAAAGCCATCCGCTGGTCGGACAGTCGCCCTACTCAGCCTCGAAGATCGCCTCCGATCAGATGGCGCTGTCGTTCCAGGCTTCGTTCGACATGCCGGTCGTGGTGATCCGCCCGTTCAACACCTTCGGTCCGCGGCAATCGGCGCGCGCGGTGATCCCGACGATCATCAGCCAGATCGCGACCGGCAAGCGGAAGATCCGCCTCGGCGCCGTCAGCCCGACCCGGGATTTCTCCTTCGTCACCGACACTGCACGCGGCCTGATCGCGGGCCTCACGGCGCCTGCGGAACAGGTCGTCGGTCAGACCATCAATCTCGGCAGCGGTTTTGAGATCTCGGTCGGCGCGACCGCACAGATGATCGCCGACGTCATGGGAACGCCGATCGAAATCGAGACCGACGAGGCGCGCCTGCGCCCCGCCAACAGCGAGGTCGAGCGGCTCTGGGCCGACAATTCCAAGGCACGCCAGCAACTCGGCTGGAGCCCCGAATTCGGCGGTGTCGACGGCATGCGCCGCGGCATGGTCAAGACGGTCAACTGGTTCACCAATCCCACAAATCTCAACCGCTACAAGGCTGACGTCTACAATGTCTGA
- a CDS encoding class I SAM-dependent methyltransferase, producing the protein MRWQAKARAFAVLSNIPFGDDLHYALQRYVTRRLPRPEKQVRSIYGFAQRLVGIYAEYGSRPIQDSTFFEFGAGRDLIVPLAFSAHGAKRFITVDIERLAKLDLVRSNAAVISRASGANRPDINSLEDLEQSWRIEYRAPADARTTGLPAGSIDCAVSVETLEHIPKSDIAAILKELRRIIRPDGLVLMQIDYGDHFKGFDPSISSFNFLTYSEEDWAPFQSRFQYVNRLRHSEYLELFREAGFELLSDQPDRRPAERHILERLAPCFKGFSEEDLFTLGSLIVGRPATPSKGN; encoded by the coding sequence ATGCGCTGGCAAGCGAAGGCGCGCGCGTTCGCGGTGTTGTCGAACATCCCGTTTGGAGACGACCTGCACTATGCCCTGCAACGCTACGTCACACGGCGGTTGCCGCGCCCGGAAAAGCAGGTCAGATCGATTTACGGCTTCGCGCAGCGGTTGGTTGGCATCTACGCCGAATACGGCAGTCGACCAATCCAAGACTCGACGTTCTTCGAGTTCGGCGCGGGGCGCGACCTGATCGTTCCACTGGCGTTCAGCGCCCACGGCGCCAAGCGGTTCATCACCGTCGACATCGAACGACTGGCCAAGCTGGACTTGGTCCGTTCGAACGCAGCTGTCATTTCCCGGGCGAGCGGTGCCAACCGCCCCGACATCAATTCCCTGGAAGACCTCGAACAGTCGTGGAGGATCGAATATCGCGCACCAGCCGATGCCCGGACGACGGGCCTGCCGGCCGGTTCGATCGACTGCGCGGTCTCCGTCGAAACGCTCGAGCACATTCCCAAGAGCGACATCGCGGCAATCTTGAAGGAGCTGCGGCGCATCATTCGTCCTGACGGATTGGTCCTCATGCAGATCGACTACGGTGATCACTTCAAAGGCTTCGATCCGTCGATCAGCTCGTTCAACTTCCTGACTTACTCCGAGGAGGACTGGGCACCGTTCCAGTCGCGCTTCCAATACGTCAATCGTTTGCGCCACAGCGAATATCTGGAGCTGTTTCGAGAGGCCGGGTTTGAGCTGCTCAGCGACCAGCCCGACCGCCGGCCAGCGGAGCGGCATATCCTGGAACGATTGGCACCATGCTTCAAAGGCTTCTCCGAAGAGGACCTGTTCACGCTCGGCTCCCTCATCGTCGGCCGCCCGGCCACCCCATCGAAAGGGAATTGA